From a region of the Acinetobacter larvae genome:
- a CDS encoding CPCC family cysteine-rich protein, producing the protein MVDKLETDRYPCVCCDCLTRFEPSNGDYDICPVCFWEDDPVQNDDPKFSGGANIPSLNQARINFKKYGAIEQRFVKNVRAPYESE; encoded by the coding sequence ATGGTAGACAAATTGGAAACAGATAGATATCCATGCGTATGTTGTGATTGTCTAACTAGGTTTGAGCCGAGCAATGGGGATTACGATATATGTCCTGTTTGCTTTTGGGAAGATGATCCTGTGCAGAATGACGATCCTAAGTTTAGCGGTGGAGCAAATATCCCATCTCTCAATCAAGCACGTATTAATTTTAAAAAATATGGAGCAATAGAACAAAGATTCGTAAAAAATGTTCGAGCACCATATGAGTCTGAATAG
- the ttcA gene encoding tRNA 2-thiocytidine(32) synthetase TtcA, protein MYSPLESEQGFNFKPELPTSSAYYRLLKKLRRQVGHAIRDYQMIEEGDKVMVCVSGGKDSYTLLDILLQFKRIAPINFDVVAVNLDQKQPGFPEDVLPRYMEENNIPYYILEKDTYSITKRLTPEGKTYCAVCSRLRRGSLYGFAQEIGATKVALGHHRDDILATFFLNLFHGGSLKAMPPKLLSTDKRNILIRPLAYVEEKDIIKYAELRKFPIIPCNLCGSQENLQRAMLNDMLREWDKKYPKRLHSIFGALQNVSPSQLADRELFDFEALDSQRIVEEDESCSPEEFKKRLDVVNLSFAAE, encoded by the coding sequence ATGTATTCGCCACTTGAGTCCGAGCAAGGATTTAATTTTAAACCAGAGTTACCGACAAGTTCGGCATACTATCGTTTATTAAAAAAACTTCGTCGCCAGGTCGGTCATGCGATTCGAGATTATCAAATGATTGAAGAGGGCGATAAAGTAATGGTTTGTGTTTCGGGTGGCAAAGACAGCTACACGTTGTTGGATATCTTGCTGCAATTTAAGCGTATTGCACCGATTAACTTTGATGTGGTGGCTGTTAACCTAGATCAGAAACAACCTGGTTTTCCAGAAGATGTACTCCCTCGTTATATGGAAGAAAATAATATTCCATATTATATTTTAGAAAAAGATACCTATAGTATTACGAAGCGTTTAACACCAGAAGGTAAGACTTATTGTGCAGTGTGTTCGCGTTTACGTCGTGGTTCTCTCTATGGTTTTGCACAAGAAATTGGTGCGACAAAAGTTGCTTTAGGTCATCATCGTGATGATATCTTAGCGACATTCTTTTTGAACTTATTTCATGGTGGTAGTTTGAAAGCGATGCCACCCAAGCTATTGTCTACCGATAAGCGTAATATCTTGATTCGACCTTTAGCCTATGTTGAAGAAAAAGATATTATTAAATATGCTGAACTACGTAAGTTTCCAATCATTCCATGTAACTTGTGTGGTTCACAAGAAAACTTACAGCGTGCCATGCTCAATGATATGTTAAGAGAATGGGATAAGAAATATCCAAAACGTTTGCATAGCATTTTTGGTGCCTTACAAAATGTTTCACCTTCGCAGCTCGCAGATCGCGAATTATTTGATTTTGAAGCCTTAGATTCTCAACGTATTGTTGAGGAGGACGAAAGCTGTAGTCCTGAAGAGTTCAAGAAACGTTTAGATGTGGTGAACTTGAGTTTTGCTGCAGAATAA
- the htpX gene encoding protease HtpX — MMRIGLFLLTNLAVLVVAGLILSILGVGSYRSAGGLNLGNLMVICLVFGMVGSMISLFMSKWMAIKSTGTVLIDPNAPRDQAEAWLLQEVAQLSQRAGIQMPEVGIFPSYQSNAFATGWNKNDALVSVSSGLLQRMNKDELRAVLAHEIGHVANGDMVTLALIQGVVNAFVMFFARIVGDFIDRNVFGREEGQAPGLAFFAITIVLDIVFGILASAIVMWFSRYREYRADEAGARLAGKQAMINALLRLQAESEMPDQMPSEMKAFAIAEGKQEGFSLAALFQTHPTIEQRVAALQQLNVQ, encoded by the coding sequence ATGATGCGGATTGGTTTGTTTTTGCTTACCAACCTCGCGGTACTAGTTGTAGCTGGCTTAATCCTATCGATATTAGGTGTAGGAAGTTACCGTAGCGCTGGCGGTCTAAATTTAGGCAACTTAATGGTGATCTGTTTAGTCTTTGGTATGGTGGGATCAATGATTTCACTTTTCATGTCTAAATGGATGGCAATTAAAAGTACAGGTACGGTACTGATCGACCCTAATGCACCTCGTGATCAAGCTGAAGCATGGTTATTACAAGAGGTTGCGCAATTATCTCAACGTGCTGGTATTCAAATGCCTGAAGTTGGTATTTTTCCTTCCTATCAATCCAATGCATTTGCAACAGGCTGGAATAAAAACGATGCTTTAGTATCGGTTTCTTCTGGTTTGTTACAACGCATGAATAAGGATGAATTACGCGCAGTATTAGCCCATGAGATTGGACATGTTGCCAATGGTGATATGGTGACTTTGGCCTTGATTCAAGGTGTGGTAAACGCCTTCGTCATGTTCTTTGCCCGTATTGTTGGTGACTTTATTGACCGTAATGTCTTTGGTCGTGAAGAAGGTCAAGCACCTGGTTTAGCATTCTTTGCCATTACCATTGTGCTCGATATTGTTTTCGGTATTTTAGCCTCAGCCATTGTCATGTGGTTTTCACGCTATCGTGAATATCGTGCCGACGAAGCCGGAGCCAGACTTGCTGGAAAACAAGCTATGATCAATGCCTTGTTACGCTTACAAGCTGAATCAGAAATGCCAGATCAAATGCCAAGTGAAATGAAGGCTTTTGCCATCGCGGAAGGTAAGCAAGAAGGATTTAGTTTAGCCGCTTTATTCCAGACCCACCCAACGATCGAACAACGTGTTGCAGCCTTACAACAGCTCAATGTACAGTAA
- a CDS encoding Lrp/AsnC family transcriptional regulator: MNELLTLDEIDIACMNALMQNPRGSWRELSLACDIPEKKLSRRISKLIDDQIIRTSIELNPIVVNKGFTVHVWMSVKFGKEQQIAQFLAQRPEVRIVFLTTGLADIFLEIGLEKQTQLALWMQDFVAQIPDIHTVETQVVLKPFSWASKPKNHLLNTTTAQKIRHITADERSLIHVLSHDGRISIKSLAEQIGMTEHKTQKLLNDLLQDEVFNIRIDFEPSLLGFNTEAIILVQSRPEHAQHIAQALTASPYTRCLFGMSGEAQFFWHVLCKDQADLWQLTIDELGQLEGIQSYSTNMITNAYKRAGFMRKGLKIQLS; this comes from the coding sequence ATGAATGAACTTTTAACGCTTGATGAAATTGATATTGCTTGCATGAATGCGCTGATGCAGAATCCACGCGGCTCTTGGCGTGAGCTCAGCCTTGCCTGTGATATTCCCGAGAAGAAACTTTCACGACGTATCAGTAAGCTTATAGATGATCAAATTATCCGAACATCAATTGAACTCAATCCCATTGTGGTCAATAAAGGCTTTACAGTACATGTCTGGATGAGTGTTAAATTCGGTAAAGAACAGCAGATTGCACAATTTCTAGCCCAGCGTCCTGAAGTCAGGATTGTATTCCTAACCACAGGACTTGCCGATATATTTTTAGAAATCGGTTTAGAAAAGCAAACTCAGTTAGCCCTTTGGATGCAAGATTTTGTTGCACAAATTCCGGATATTCACACTGTTGAGACACAGGTTGTGCTCAAACCCTTCTCTTGGGCAAGTAAGCCCAAAAACCATCTGCTCAACACCACGACAGCACAAAAAATTCGTCACATCACAGCAGATGAACGATCACTGATTCATGTACTTTCACATGATGGGCGGATCTCTATTAAAAGTTTAGCCGAGCAGATCGGCATGACGGAGCATAAAACACAAAAGCTATTAAATGATTTACTACAAGATGAAGTTTTTAATATCCGTATTGATTTCGAGCCGAGTTTGCTCGGTTTCAATACAGAAGCCATTATTCTTGTACAAAGCCGCCCTGAACATGCACAACATATTGCCCAAGCATTGACTGCATCGCCATATACCCGTTGTCTATTTGGGATGAGTGGTGAAGCACAATTTTTTTGGCATGTACTCTGTAAAGATCAAGCAGATTTATGGCAACTGACCATTGACGAGCTAGGTCAATTAGAGGGAATACAATCCTATAGCACCAACATGATTACCAATGCCTATAAGCGAGCTGGTTTCATGCGCAAAGGACTGAAAATTCAACTTTCTTAA
- a CDS encoding transglycosylase SLT domain-containing protein: protein MHSSSTSGSRRCLYSRFTSNLPKFLVIASLAAIPFHGSNANRIQSAIAPTSPNKLTVVTVASPSTVLNQDDFRYGFGYDLVYKYAQSTDLQLDLHVVADNDTALQWVKQGKANLAMTTQPIDEIKSKRLRAISVSCDHYSILSQRGLDHNLNWVAAKSSPQIDRAQNYLCDNQQSGNLQQLASFYDRNVVSEDEWLLLNKMLHKRMPIYRASLERTAENYALDWHLLTAIALQESQLNPQSVSPTGVRGVMMLTHATAKAMGVHNRLDPEQSIRGGAKYYDLMLQKYQDIALPDRYWFALVAYNMGPGAVDKIQQQLQQQGKDPQQWTMLYDYLNRHQAQHGRYKQAIQYVTRIRSYLERIKTNSDFVEV from the coding sequence ATGCACAGTAGTTCAACTTCTGGGTCGAGGCGTTGCCTATACTCACGTTTTACTTCAAATCTTCCAAAATTTCTTGTGATTGCTAGTCTAGCTGCAATTCCCTTTCACGGATCAAATGCCAATCGGATTCAATCTGCAATAGCACCGACCAGCCCCAACAAGCTTACAGTGGTCACCGTTGCCTCACCCAGCACAGTGTTGAATCAAGATGATTTCCGCTATGGTTTTGGCTATGATCTTGTGTATAAATATGCACAAAGTACTGACTTACAGCTTGATTTACATGTCGTTGCAGACAATGACACCGCTTTACAATGGGTCAAGCAAGGTAAAGCCAACTTGGCAATGACCACCCAACCGATTGATGAAATCAAAAGTAAAAGATTACGAGCGATTTCTGTAAGTTGTGATCATTACAGCATTTTGAGTCAACGGGGGTTAGACCACAATCTAAACTGGGTCGCGGCAAAGTCCAGCCCACAAATTGATCGCGCACAAAATTACCTTTGTGACAATCAACAAAGTGGTAACTTACAGCAATTAGCATCCTTCTATGATCGTAATGTCGTTTCTGAAGATGAATGGTTGCTACTCAACAAAATGCTCCATAAACGCATGCCGATTTATCGTGCCAGTTTAGAGCGTACTGCCGAAAATTATGCATTAGATTGGCATCTGCTGACCGCAATTGCCTTGCAAGAATCTCAGCTTAATCCACAATCTGTTTCACCCACTGGCGTCCGTGGCGTAATGATGCTAACCCATGCAACGGCCAAAGCCATGGGCGTACATAACCGCTTAGATCCCGAGCAGAGTATTCGCGGTGGTGCAAAATACTACGATCTCATGTTGCAAAAATATCAGGACATAGCCTTACCTGATCGTTATTGGTTCGCCTTGGTCGCTTATAATATGGGACCTGGCGCAGTTGATAAAATTCAACAGCAATTACAACAGCAAGGCAAAGATCCACAACAGTGGACCATGCTCTATGACTATTTGAATCGCCACCAAGCACAACATGGTCGCTATAAGCAAGCCATACAGTATGTAACACGTATACGCAGCTATCTGGAACGAATTAAAACCAATAGTGACTTTGTTGAAGTTTAA
- a CDS encoding lytic transglycosylase domain-containing protein, with the protein MNKTHKNSPVYAKLIFLTIFLNLGSLAQYSHAEQIYSYRDQQGTTLLTNQKHNEQGLITIKVNYYPDSNVHHYNNWGKDEAAVLPKFAQGKNAYDDLIQQAAAQHNISAGLIKAVMHTESGFDVQARSPVGAQGLMQLMPATAKRFNVINAYDPKQNIFAGAQYLSWLLKRFNGQTELALAAYNAGEGNVKKYGGIPPFRETQDYVKRVSSRYNNLYADGNYISNSNTTSTTPSKPTATEQAQMASNNRYSNRPIIAISNHHFSNKTTGSYSTEHATATAKIIIDP; encoded by the coding sequence ATGAATAAAACACATAAAAATAGCCCTGTCTATGCGAAGTTGATTTTTTTAACTATTTTTTTAAATTTAGGCAGTCTTGCACAGTATAGTCATGCTGAACAAATTTATAGTTATCGTGATCAACAAGGAACGACCTTACTGACCAATCAAAAACATAACGAACAAGGGCTCATTACTATAAAAGTGAACTATTATCCAGATAGTAATGTCCATCACTATAATAATTGGGGTAAAGACGAAGCCGCCGTATTGCCTAAGTTCGCACAAGGTAAAAATGCCTATGACGATTTAATTCAGCAAGCAGCAGCTCAGCACAATATTTCAGCTGGCTTAATAAAAGCTGTCATGCATACCGAATCTGGCTTCGATGTTCAAGCACGTTCGCCTGTGGGTGCACAAGGTTTAATGCAACTCATGCCTGCAACTGCAAAACGATTTAATGTCATAAACGCCTATGATCCTAAACAGAATATCTTTGCTGGCGCACAATACTTAAGCTGGTTGCTAAAACGCTTCAATGGACAAACTGAGCTTGCCCTCGCTGCGTATAATGCAGGTGAAGGGAATGTCAAAAAATATGGTGGGATTCCACCTTTTCGTGAGACACAGGACTATGTCAAACGAGTCAGTAGTCGTTATAACAACCTATATGCCGATGGCAACTATATCTCCAATAGCAACACAACATCTACCACACCATCCAAGCCAACCGCAACTGAACAAGCGCAAATGGCAAGCAATAATCGTTATAGCAATCGACCAATTATTGCCATCTCAAATCATCATTTTAGCAATAAAACCACAGGTTCTTATAGCACAGAACATGCAACTGCGACGGCAAAGATTATCATTGATCCTTAA
- a CDS encoding SCP2 sterol-binding domain-containing protein encodes MAAFLTDDWFGLVEKLTAEVGDLNLPPALANLAINLVVTDDSGNTELSLDGGKILKGTSANAKTTLNMDAETLRKVFLEFDMAAAMQAFMTGKIKVQGDMSQLMALQTAKPSQEQKTLFKKILEHTV; translated from the coding sequence ATGGCTGCATTTCTAACAGATGATTGGTTTGGTTTGGTTGAAAAACTCACAGCAGAAGTCGGTGATCTTAATTTACCACCAGCATTAGCCAATCTAGCCATTAACTTAGTAGTCACTGATGATTCAGGAAATACTGAGCTATCATTAGATGGTGGTAAAATTTTAAAAGGCACATCTGCAAATGCTAAAACGACCTTAAATATGGACGCTGAAACATTACGTAAAGTGTTTTTAGAGTTTGATATGGCTGCTGCGATGCAGGCATTTATGACAGGTAAAATCAAGGTTCAGGGCGATATGTCACAATTGATGGCATTACAAACTGCAAAACCAAGCCAAGAGCAAAAAACATTATTTAAAAAAATCTTGGAACATACTGTTTAA
- the greB gene encoding transcription elongation factor GreB, with protein sequence MNRKLLTAEGYQRLQNELNDLVRTERPEITKIVAWAASLGDRSENADYHYNKRKLREIDRRIRYLSKLFEVAQKIEYRPEQEGKVYFGAWVILENDAEETIQFRIVGDEEIYGSKDYISLQAPLAKACLGKSVDDEVEVQTPNGKKLWYIVQINYHQTDLSSI encoded by the coding sequence ATGAACCGTAAATTATTGACTGCAGAAGGTTATCAACGTTTACAAAATGAACTGAATGATCTGGTTCGCACTGAACGACCCGAAATTACCAAAATCGTAGCATGGGCAGCCAGTTTAGGCGATCGCTCTGAAAATGCTGATTATCATTATAATAAACGTAAATTACGTGAGATCGACCGACGTATTCGCTACTTAAGCAAACTCTTTGAGGTCGCTCAAAAAATCGAATATCGTCCAGAGCAAGAGGGTAAGGTCTATTTTGGCGCATGGGTTATATTAGAAAACGATGCAGAAGAAACTATTCAGTTTCGTATTGTGGGTGATGAAGAAATTTATGGTTCTAAAGACTATATTTCTTTACAAGCACCGCTCGCCAAAGCCTGCCTCGGCAAATCAGTCGATGACGAAGTGGAAGTACAAACACCAAATGGCAAAAAGCTTTGGTATATTGTGCAGATCAATTATCATCAAACAGATCTTTCGTCCATCTAA
- a CDS encoding amidase produces the protein MNLLNVSALEIARRIAEKQISCVDVVQFYIDRIKQYAALNCISDLFESEALIQARKLDLLTAKGKQLSPFHGIPIVLKDNLHVQGYITHAGTVYLDHIAHKNCALFNKLESLGFIILAKAKMTELAFGLSGQNPLQGTPHNPWSKQVLSPGGSSSGSAVAVAAGLCPIAIGGDTGGSIRTPAALNGVLGFKPTAHKINARGAIPLAQSLDSLGPIALASEDIIEFYQLLKQDQSHLAVMPLNSIYYLDEKDFPNPLATEILQLWRQHLQALQQKGIQLRAWQKPKDFDFAHLSDLTSTIIAYESYHNHGKAAENKQNKMWEVVRQRVLRGKDIAVSEYQLALAQRLEYQQAFAESLGGDACLVLPVSPIFASALDPEDQGFRHVGDYTRPFNYLDAPGVAYPIGFSTEQLPIGVQLVAAQGKDQLLLQHLQQLTTTLSLAGRVADLA, from the coding sequence ATGAATCTCTTAAATGTATCTGCATTAGAAATAGCTCGCCGTATTGCAGAGAAACAAATAAGTTGTGTTGATGTGGTACAGTTTTATATCGATCGCATTAAACAATATGCGGCATTGAATTGTATTTCAGATTTATTTGAATCCGAGGCTTTGATACAGGCACGTAAATTAGATTTATTAACGGCTAAAGGCAAACAATTGAGTCCATTTCATGGTATTCCAATTGTGTTAAAAGATAATTTACATGTACAGGGCTATATTACCCATGCAGGTACTGTTTATTTAGATCATATTGCACATAAAAATTGCGCTTTGTTTAATAAACTGGAAAGTCTTGGTTTTATTATTTTAGCGAAAGCTAAAATGACAGAATTGGCTTTTGGATTATCTGGGCAAAATCCATTACAGGGTACTCCTCATAATCCTTGGTCCAAGCAGGTGCTATCTCCTGGTGGTTCATCTTCTGGATCTGCTGTTGCTGTTGCAGCGGGTTTATGCCCCATTGCGATTGGTGGTGATACTGGGGGATCGATTCGTACTCCCGCCGCGCTTAATGGAGTATTGGGCTTTAAACCAACTGCCCATAAAATTAATGCGCGTGGCGCAATTCCTCTAGCGCAATCTTTAGATAGCCTCGGACCGATCGCACTGGCATCGGAAGATATTATTGAGTTTTATCAATTATTGAAACAAGATCAAAGTCATTTAGCAGTAATGCCGTTGAACAGCATCTATTATTTAGATGAAAAGGATTTTCCAAATCCATTAGCAACAGAAATATTGCAACTTTGGCGGCAACATTTACAAGCGTTGCAGCAAAAGGGTATTCAGCTTCGAGCTTGGCAAAAACCGAAGGATTTTGATTTTGCACATTTGTCTGATTTGACCTCAACCATTATTGCTTATGAAAGCTACCACAATCATGGTAAAGCTGCTGAAAATAAGCAAAATAAAATGTGGGAAGTGGTGCGTCAAAGAGTATTACGTGGCAAAGACATCGCAGTGTCTGAATATCAACTCGCGCTTGCACAACGTCTGGAATATCAACAAGCATTTGCTGAATCATTGGGGGGTGATGCATGCTTAGTTTTACCGGTAAGCCCGATATTTGCGTCTGCTCTAGACCCAGAAGATCAAGGCTTTCGTCATGTTGGTGATTATACTCGACCATTTAACTATTTAGATGCGCCAGGCGTTGCTTACCCGATTGGTTTTTCTACGGAGCAATTACCGATAGGTGTACAGCTCGTTGCTGCACAAGGTAAGGATCAATTGTTATTACAGCATCTGCAACAACTCACAACAACGTTATCGTTAGCAGGGCGGGTTGCTGATTTAGCATAA
- a CDS encoding YciI family protein, which yields MIVVTLTYKKPLAKVDIFLKDHIVFLDHYYNLKKFLASGRRENRVGGVILVLSSSIQEAHDIMKNDPFYIHDIADYDFMWFEPSKFLNGIDII from the coding sequence ATGATAGTAGTAACTCTTACTTATAAAAAACCATTAGCAAAAGTCGATATTTTCTTAAAAGATCATATAGTTTTTTTAGATCATTATTACAATTTAAAGAAGTTTTTAGCATCAGGTCGTAGAGAGAATCGAGTAGGAGGAGTAATTCTTGTTTTAAGTTCTTCTATTCAAGAAGCTCATGACATTATGAAAAATGATCCTTTTTATATTCACGATATTGCTGATTATGATTTTATGTGGTTTGAACCATCTAAATTTTTAAATGGGATTGATATTATTTAG
- a CDS encoding MFS transporter → MKKLSSTSSNVSQKKVILAGTIGNAIEWFDWTIYATFAVFFSKQFFPSDDPTASLLATFAIFAVGFFMRPLGGVVLGIFSDRFGRKAALAATILMMAGGSLMIGLSPTYTTIGIVAPIILVLARLLQGLSLGGEFASAATYLAEMAPDHKRGFYSSFMFFSSAIGILLASSVAWVLTTVLTDQQMNQYGWRIPFIMGAVGGLIGIWIRHSVPDSEMTQNKEKVRNPLGKLIKNYPKETMRIVGISILTTFAFYIFVIYVPTYAIKSLKAAPQTAFAANTIAMIIFMLSQPLFGWLSDKFGRKPQLIVFSLGYLIFFYPVMKWMDGSFSSILLAELFGLLLYALYTAIGPAVMSEQFPTEVRAVGIGAPYNLMVALLGGTTPYVLTWLQSIGKQDYFYFMVLVGALLTLITFLKMPETAGKRLEDIK, encoded by the coding sequence ATGAAAAAATTAAGCTCCACATCAAGCAATGTATCACAAAAGAAAGTGATTCTTGCAGGTACGATTGGTAATGCAATTGAATGGTTTGATTGGACAATCTATGCCACTTTTGCAGTCTTTTTCTCGAAGCAGTTCTTCCCATCGGATGATCCAACGGCTTCATTACTCGCAACCTTCGCTATTTTTGCAGTGGGTTTCTTTATGCGACCATTGGGAGGCGTTGTTCTCGGGATTTTCTCTGATCGCTTTGGTCGTAAGGCGGCTTTGGCTGCAACGATTTTAATGATGGCTGGTGGATCACTGATGATTGGGCTTTCCCCAACTTATACCACCATCGGTATTGTGGCGCCTATTATTTTAGTCTTAGCCCGTTTATTACAAGGCTTATCTTTAGGAGGGGAGTTTGCTTCAGCTGCAACTTATTTAGCAGAGATGGCACCTGATCATAAACGTGGCTTTTATTCCAGCTTTATGTTCTTTAGCTCCGCGATCGGTATTTTACTTGCATCAAGTGTAGCTTGGGTATTGACAACAGTATTGACTGATCAACAAATGAATCAGTATGGATGGCGTATTCCATTTATTATGGGGGCGGTTGGTGGATTAATCGGCATTTGGATTCGTCATTCTGTGCCCGATAGTGAAATGACCCAGAATAAAGAAAAGGTACGTAATCCACTGGGTAAGCTAATTAAAAACTATCCGAAAGAGACCATGCGTATTGTGGGAATTTCGATACTCACCACCTTTGCATTTTATATCTTCGTGATTTACGTCCCTACTTATGCGATAAAAAGTCTGAAGGCAGCTCCACAAACTGCTTTTGCAGCCAATACCATCGCCATGATTATCTTTATGTTGAGTCAACCATTATTTGGTTGGTTGTCCGATAAATTTGGACGTAAACCTCAGTTAATTGTTTTTAGTTTGGGATATTTAATCTTTTTCTATCCAGTGATGAAATGGATGGATGGATCTTTCTCATCCATTTTATTGGCTGAACTCTTTGGACTATTGCTCTATGCCTTATATACCGCAATTGGACCTGCAGTGATGTCTGAGCAATTTCCCACAGAAGTTCGCGCAGTTGGAATTGGTGCACCTTATAACTTAATGGTTGCATTGCTGGGTGGGACAACACCTTATGTGCTGACTTGGTTACAAAGTATCGGTAAGCAAGATTATTTTTACTTTATGGTATTGGTTGGTGCTTTGCTCACATTAATCACCTTCTTAAAAATGCCTGAAACTGCTGGAAAACGATTGGAAGATATAAAATGA
- a CDS encoding IS982 family transposase, with translation MDHITELFCKVDDFCKIFNESLEKALIPEQNKPVQKSALSLSEIMTIVILFHQSGFRFFKYFYCHMVIPFWKSAFPKLLSYNRFIEIMPRCLQALSSFFHQVKGTDTGISIIDSTKLVVCHNLRIKRNRVFKGLANRGKSSTGWFYGFKLHMVINNLGEIINIKVTSGNIHDIAVLESLTKELKGILLGDKGYLSKAKTEALAARGLKILTPSRKNMKNKPLRTEEEKQLLGRRGLIETVNDQLKNLHQLDHSRHRSVNNFMVNIMAAVVAYCLNPNKPTFKNMLKG, from the coding sequence ATGGATCATATTACCGAATTATTCTGTAAAGTGGATGATTTTTGCAAAATATTTAACGAATCTCTAGAGAAAGCTCTTATTCCTGAGCAAAATAAGCCAGTTCAAAAGTCAGCTTTAAGTTTATCTGAGATCATGACAATTGTTATCTTATTTCACCAATCAGGTTTTAGATTCTTTAAATATTTTTACTGCCACATGGTCATCCCTTTTTGGAAATCAGCATTTCCTAAGCTGCTGAGCTATAATCGTTTTATTGAAATCATGCCACGTTGTTTACAAGCTTTGAGTAGCTTTTTTCATCAGGTTAAAGGAACTGATACAGGAATTAGTATTATTGATTCAACCAAACTTGTAGTTTGTCATAATCTTAGAATTAAAAGAAACCGCGTATTTAAAGGCTTAGCGAATCGTGGAAAAAGTAGTACTGGGTGGTTCTATGGTTTTAAATTACACATGGTTATCAATAACTTAGGTGAAATTATTAATATTAAAGTAACATCAGGGAATATCCATGATATTGCTGTACTAGAGTCTTTAACCAAAGAATTAAAAGGCATTTTATTAGGAGATAAAGGCTATTTAAGCAAAGCTAAGACAGAGGCTTTAGCAGCAAGAGGATTAAAAATATTGACTCCATCACGTAAGAATATGAAAAACAAGCCACTCCGAACTGAAGAAGAAAAACAATTGCTTGGCAGAAGAGGATTAATAGAAACGGTGAATGATCAGTTAAAAAACTTACATCAACTTGACCATTCGCGTCATCGTTCTGTGAATAATTTCATGGTAAATATTATGGCTGCTGTAGTGGCTTATTGTTTAAATCCGAATAAGCCAACTTTCAAAAATATGCTGAAAGGTTGA
- a CDS encoding DUF3147 family protein, with amino-acid sequence MIHVIIKYAITAAMVILISEVAKRSDRLGGLLAALPLVTVFVLIWMKLEGQSSEKIANHAWYTFWYVVPTLPMFLIFPLLYDRCGFWVALVACCAITVIIFLLWAKLLQGFGVYLI; translated from the coding sequence ATGATCCATGTAATTATTAAATATGCTATTACTGCAGCAATGGTGATCCTAATCTCTGAAGTTGCAAAACGCAGTGATCGTTTAGGTGGACTACTTGCAGCACTTCCTCTTGTAACAGTTTTTGTTCTTATTTGGATGAAATTAGAAGGACAGAGTTCAGAAAAAATCGCCAATCATGCATGGTATACCTTTTGGTATGTTGTACCCACACTACCAATGTTTTTAATTTTCCCTCTGCTATATGATCGCTGTGGCTTTTGGGTAGCACTTGTTGCTTGCTGTGCAATCACTGTTATTATTTTCTTATTATGGGCAAAACTACTACAAGGCTTTGGGGTATATCTAATCTGA